The following proteins are encoded in a genomic region of Cyclonatronum proteinivorum:
- a CDS encoding MBG domain-containing protein, whose amino-acid sequence MIFLYCFTLIRRLLSLLLFSAVVTLCAFSNVAAQQGADNLVYRLQLPAEELAVGDSASVYVTIDDVNGSSIPNISGTSVGIRFNQERLQFLGIRANVSSEFIWNGSILGPFVITRQEGNETIKFVDIARSGSQSIGIGPGNVFRMDFIVTATGETDFEFELFNTSNQPVMPAIALAEPGGTTVYNNLNFENKTFEVGVPLLNDLPDNLDFGIRPTTSTTVKELEIVNTGEGKMQVSAEVAGTGFRLLNPDQNAITLFESESALIPIRFLPNAAGHYTGELILTHNAENESSPAVIELSGEAESPGMQAVLSPLQFVVRSGDTALLELQLANTAEQVAVLNATLVAVPAEISLMPESWTGPPGTFDPVARSFSLGPGDSGALTLAFSTALSQTEVLNRFVRISSNDPVNPLQNFSLQATVQAAAIAADPPAVSFGEVVRGDTVFQDFELINEDAALLSGSLPEPPPPFFYPDSQPLSFSLAEGERFEVTIGLEAESAGPLNSTLEINHDGHNMPSPFMVPLAAEILPFGTPDRLQMVTEPTDAVFGEPLEPAVRVEVTDIFGNRVTNADAEVTVALSESDQQMLLPLNNLQQAPMLIGDLSVQVAEGVAEFDNLRVSQTGTNALNFSSLSLSSVVSTSFQTLPRLIQITADPQVKQLGDEDPRLTFSFTPDLVGDDSFSGSLSREAGEDIGIYAITQGNLSLNENYETTFTGSFLEIIPAQLTVQVSDTSKIFGESDPEFEVTFEGFMQGDGPADLDGTLSFTREAGEDAGTYAVTASGLSAPRYDITFLPGTLEINPLTISVEALPASKGYGDADPELSFTFSPDLIGTDTFNGSLVREAGENTGTYSITQGSLSLSPNYNISFTEAVFTILPSPLTVNVADAEKIYGDPDPDFSLLFEGFQFGEDASVLEGTAIFSREPGEDSGSYIVQASGLSSANYVLTFEPGSLSITPLLVSVTAEDAFKQLGLDDPPLTFTVVPALIEGDSFSGSLTREPGESVGIYEILQGTLSLSQNYEISFTPGIFEILPGGLVIRTLSSTKIFGQPDPLFSVSYIGFVGDDDENVLEGELSFTRESGEDAGLYAVMPSGLSSPEYEITFLSGNLEILPLDITIVPDALSKTYGSEDPPLTYSFSPELAEGDSFSGSLNRDQGELPGSYEIQQGSLTLSPNYDITLESRFFEILPAALSITANDAQKTYGDADSAFSVRFEGFVFEDDADILEGEPVFSREPGENAGTYMLQPGGYSSDLYDLSFLPGTLTINRKALTLTAHSSAKVYGDEDPEFTFTATPGLIEGDAFSGRLLREPGELTGSYVIVQGTLTPGPNYQIDYIPADLLIEPRPLIVQALDAEKAYGDADPEFEAAISGFAPEEGPENLSGTLAFSREPGEDTGSYLVTPGGLSSGQYDISFLDGSLFIQPRFVSVAGDSLSKKEGEEDPPLTFSFNPELIPGDSFSGTLTREPGELPGNYSILQGSLSLSDKYEISYLPGNLEIEALLPVPLPLDPVPANAAEAVTFDTEISVTFSLPVFENDFSGIMLLTADGDEVPLTGITLENNRISLQHEGLENFTTYEVFIPADAVRNADQLGNEAYSWGFQTKDAEPPVLFVIAPEDAEIEEDPDTGALLLNLNVQQGQLFAAHLGANKPVNWSLANGEADAHFSISDEGELMFLQAAEPGNYELTVISADLSGNQTLLQVQVQVVQQLFILSSENLPDWVEKQPGFQFLLEGEGGTQPYTWTLDPQETPLSEGLSLNSETGRLSGTPQMPGSYSIPLRLTDAAGLFVSKTFSLQVEAAELSLSFLAQPPDTFRAGESMGPITVLVKNQRGVAADWFDGLIQLELLSEGVPQDLLIGAREALPVNGLAFFSGLTIEQAGTGYQLRATADSTNGIALSQGVSSFFQVQPGEPYSIVVEIADEQPAGSLPFRVQFPADGAGGTHGRPLNQNGGTDGNRVPLLLQLLDQYGNPAFFAESDLTVTLISDSETGLFLKTQPSQSQYQKL is encoded by the coding sequence ATGATTTTTTTGTATTGCTTTACACTGATTCGCAGATTGCTGTCTTTGCTGCTGTTTTCTGCAGTGGTAACGCTTTGTGCATTCAGTAATGTAGCAGCACAACAGGGAGCTGATAATCTTGTTTACAGACTGCAGCTGCCTGCTGAAGAACTTGCCGTAGGAGACAGTGCTTCCGTATATGTGACGATTGATGACGTTAACGGGTCTTCGATTCCAAACATATCAGGCACTTCAGTGGGAATTCGCTTTAATCAGGAGCGCCTTCAGTTTCTTGGCATACGCGCCAACGTCAGCAGTGAATTTATCTGGAACGGAAGTATTCTTGGCCCATTTGTAATTACAAGACAGGAGGGCAATGAGACCATCAAGTTTGTGGATATTGCAAGGTCCGGATCACAGAGTATAGGTATTGGTCCCGGAAACGTTTTTCGGATGGATTTTATCGTAACAGCGACTGGTGAGACGGATTTTGAGTTTGAACTGTTTAACACCTCAAATCAGCCGGTTATGCCTGCCATTGCACTTGCTGAACCCGGCGGTACAACTGTTTACAATAACCTCAACTTCGAAAACAAAACGTTTGAAGTAGGGGTACCGCTGCTGAATGATCTTCCGGATAATCTTGATTTTGGGATCAGGCCTACCACATCTACAACGGTTAAGGAGCTGGAAATAGTTAATACGGGGGAAGGGAAAATGCAGGTTTCGGCAGAGGTTGCCGGTACTGGTTTCCGGTTGTTAAATCCCGATCAAAATGCCATCACCTTGTTTGAATCAGAATCCGCTCTGATTCCCATACGTTTTTTGCCCAATGCAGCCGGCCATTATACGGGTGAACTTATTTTGACGCATAATGCAGAGAATGAAAGTTCACCGGCTGTTATTGAGCTATCCGGTGAGGCAGAATCACCGGGCATGCAGGCTGTGTTAAGTCCGCTGCAGTTCGTCGTTCGCTCCGGAGATACAGCCTTACTCGAACTACAGCTTGCCAATACCGCAGAACAGGTTGCTGTACTGAATGCCACGCTTGTAGCCGTGCCCGCGGAAATCAGCCTTATGCCGGAAAGCTGGACCGGCCCGCCCGGAACCTTTGACCCTGTTGCACGCAGTTTTTCTCTTGGCCCTGGTGATTCCGGAGCCCTCACCCTCGCCTTTTCGACAGCTTTATCCCAAACAGAGGTGCTCAACAGATTCGTCAGGATTTCTTCTAACGATCCCGTAAATCCCCTGCAAAATTTTTCCTTACAGGCAACGGTTCAGGCTGCTGCAATAGCCGCAGATCCGCCCGCGGTTTCCTTCGGTGAAGTCGTGCGCGGTGATACGGTGTTTCAGGACTTCGAACTCATCAACGAAGACGCGGCTTTACTTAGCGGCTCCCTGCCGGAACCGCCGCCGCCTTTTTTTTATCCGGATAGTCAGCCATTAAGCTTTTCCCTCGCGGAGGGAGAGCGGTTTGAGGTAACCATTGGTCTGGAGGCGGAATCAGCAGGTCCGCTGAACAGCACCCTGGAAATCAATCATGACGGGCATAATATGCCGAGCCCCTTTATGGTACCATTAGCCGCTGAAATTTTGCCGTTCGGTACGCCTGACCGTCTCCAAATGGTAACAGAACCCACAGATGCGGTTTTTGGAGAACCGCTGGAGCCGGCCGTAAGGGTTGAAGTAACAGATATTTTTGGAAACCGCGTAACAAATGCCGACGCTGAGGTAACAGTAGCTTTGTCTGAGTCTGATCAGCAAATGTTACTACCACTTAACAATCTGCAGCAAGCCCCCATGTTGATTGGTGACCTTAGCGTGCAGGTAGCTGAAGGAGTTGCCGAATTTGATAACCTGCGGGTCTCTCAAACCGGTACTAACGCCCTTAATTTTAGTAGTCTCAGCCTCAGTTCGGTCGTGAGTACGTCCTTTCAAACCCTTCCGCGCCTGATTCAGATTACCGCTGACCCGCAAGTGAAACAGCTCGGCGATGAGGATCCGCGGCTTACCTTCAGCTTTACCCCGGATTTGGTAGGGGATGATTCCTTTAGTGGAAGCCTCAGCCGGGAGGCCGGTGAAGATATTGGGATCTACGCCATTACGCAGGGCAACCTGTCGCTTAATGAAAATTACGAAACAACCTTTACCGGCTCCTTTCTTGAAATTATTCCGGCACAGCTCACGGTGCAGGTTTCTGACACCTCAAAAATCTTTGGTGAGTCCGATCCTGAATTTGAGGTGACCTTCGAGGGCTTCATGCAGGGCGACGGTCCGGCCGACCTCGACGGGACCCTGAGTTTTACGCGAGAAGCAGGTGAAGATGCCGGTACTTATGCTGTTACCGCCTCCGGATTATCAGCCCCGCGCTACGATATAACCTTTCTGCCGGGCACGCTTGAAATCAATCCGCTGACCATATCAGTCGAAGCCCTGCCTGCCTCAAAAGGGTATGGAGATGCTGATCCGGAACTTTCATTTACCTTCTCGCCCGATCTTATTGGTACGGATACATTTAACGGTTCGCTTGTACGTGAGGCGGGTGAAAACACCGGCACGTATTCGATAACACAGGGGAGCCTGTCTCTTTCCCCAAATTACAACATTTCGTTTACAGAGGCAGTGTTTACGATACTGCCGTCTCCGCTCACCGTTAACGTGGCTGATGCGGAAAAAATATATGGCGACCCTGATCCTGATTTCAGCCTTCTTTTTGAAGGCTTTCAGTTTGGGGAAGATGCGTCCGTGCTGGAAGGCACAGCAATATTCAGCAGAGAACCGGGGGAAGACAGCGGTAGCTACATCGTACAGGCAAGCGGGCTCAGCAGTGCCAATTATGTGCTGACTTTTGAGCCCGGCAGTTTATCCATTACCCCGCTTCTCGTTAGTGTTACTGCTGAAGATGCCTTCAAACAGCTTGGCCTTGACGACCCGCCGCTCACCTTTACAGTTGTTCCTGCACTCATTGAAGGGGACAGTTTTTCAGGAAGCCTTACCCGCGAACCGGGCGAATCGGTTGGTATTTACGAAATCCTGCAAGGGACCCTTAGTTTGAGTCAAAATTACGAAATCAGCTTCACGCCGGGTATTTTTGAAATATTACCCGGCGGGCTTGTGATTCGGACTCTATCAAGCACAAAAATATTCGGGCAGCCCGATCCCCTATTCAGTGTGAGTTATATCGGTTTTGTGGGAGATGATGATGAGAACGTACTCGAAGGCGAACTGAGCTTCACCCGCGAATCCGGAGAAGATGCCGGACTCTATGCCGTGATGCCTTCCGGCCTGAGCAGCCCTGAGTATGAGATAACTTTTCTTTCCGGAAATCTGGAGATCCTTCCGCTTGACATTACCATTGTGCCCGACGCCCTCAGCAAAACCTACGGCAGTGAAGACCCACCTCTCACGTATTCTTTTAGTCCTGAACTTGCAGAAGGGGACAGTTTTTCCGGCAGCCTTAACCGTGATCAGGGCGAGCTTCCGGGTAGTTATGAAATTCAGCAGGGTAGCCTTACACTGAGCCCAAACTACGACATAACGCTTGAAAGTCGTTTTTTTGAAATCCTGCCGGCAGCGCTCAGTATTACGGCCAATGATGCGCAAAAAACCTACGGTGACGCGGATTCTGCTTTTTCGGTTCGTTTTGAAGGCTTTGTTTTTGAGGATGATGCAGATATTCTTGAAGGGGAGCCGGTTTTTAGCCGTGAACCCGGCGAAAATGCAGGAACGTACATGCTGCAGCCCGGGGGATACAGCTCTGATTTATATGACCTTTCTTTTTTGCCGGGCACACTTACCATTAACCGGAAAGCACTCACCCTTACAGCACATAGCTCTGCCAAGGTCTATGGAGATGAAGATCCTGAGTTTACGTTCACTGCAACTCCCGGTCTTATTGAGGGGGATGCTTTCAGCGGAAGACTGCTGCGCGAGCCCGGAGAGCTGACCGGCAGCTATGTAATTGTGCAGGGTACCCTTACGCCCGGCCCTAACTATCAGATTGATTACATTCCTGCTGATCTCCTGATTGAACCCCGCCCGCTCATCGTGCAGGCACTTGATGCGGAAAAGGCCTATGGTGATGCAGATCCTGAATTTGAGGCTGCTATCAGTGGGTTTGCCCCGGAGGAAGGACCCGAAAACCTGAGCGGCACACTGGCATTCAGCCGGGAACCGGGAGAGGATACCGGCAGCTATCTCGTTACACCCGGCGGATTAAGCAGCGGGCAGTATGATATCAGTTTTCTTGACGGTTCACTGTTCATTCAGCCCCGGTTTGTATCCGTTGCGGGCGACAGTCTGTCCAAAAAAGAGGGCGAGGAAGACCCGCCCCTCACCTTCAGCTTTAATCCTGAACTCATACCTGGCGATAGTTTCAGCGGTACACTCACCCGCGAGCCGGGGGAACTTCCGGGCAATTACAGCATTCTTCAGGGCAGCCTCAGCCTTTCAGATAAGTACGAGATCAGCTATTTGCCCGGTAATCTCGAAATTGAGGCCCTGCTTCCTGTACCTTTGCCCCTTGATCCGGTACCAGCCAATGCAGCCGAAGCGGTGACTTTTGATACTGAAATTTCCGTAACATTCTCATTACCCGTATTTGAAAATGACTTTAGCGGCATTATGCTGCTCACTGCTGATGGGGATGAGGTACCCCTTACCGGCATCACCCTTGAAAACAACCGGATTTCCCTTCAGCATGAGGGCCTTGAGAACTTTACGACCTATGAGGTATTCATACCTGCTGATGCTGTCCGGAATGCCGATCAGCTCGGCAACGAAGCGTACAGCTGGGGCTTTCAAACCAAAGATGCAGAACCGCCTGTACTGTTTGTGATTGCCCCCGAGGATGCTGAAATTGAGGAAGACCCGGATACAGGTGCATTGTTGCTGAACCTGAATGTGCAGCAAGGTCAGCTTTTTGCAGCACACTTAGGCGCCAATAAGCCCGTAAACTGGTCGCTTGCCAACGGTGAAGCAGACGCCCACTTTAGTATCAGTGACGAAGGGGAACTGATGTTTTTGCAAGCCGCTGAACCCGGAAATTATGAGCTGACGGTGATATCTGCTGATCTTAGCGGAAATCAGACCTTGCTTCAGGTACAGGTGCAGGTTGTACAGCAGTTATTTATTCTTTCGTCTGAGAACCTGCCCGACTGGGTGGAAAAACAGCCGGGTTTCCAATTCCTGCTTGAAGGGGAAGGCGGAACCCAGCCCTACACCTGGACGCTCGATCCGCAGGAAACGCCGCTGTCGGAGGGACTAAGCCTTAACAGCGAAACGGGCAGGCTTAGCGGGACGCCACAAATGCCCGGATCATACAGCATACCGCTTCGTCTGACTGATGCTGCTGGTTTATTCGTCTCCAAAACATTTTCCCTTCAGGTTGAAGCTGCCGAGCTTAGTCTGTCTTTTTTGGCTCAGCCGCCCGATACTTTTCGCGCAGGAGAATCAATGGGACCCATAACCGTATTGGTGAAAAATCAGCGAGGTGTAGCTGCTGACTGGTTTGATGGGCTGATACAGCTTGAGCTGCTGTCAGAAGGCGTTCCGCAGGACCTGCTCATTGGTGCACGGGAAGCCTTACCCGTAAACGGGCTTGCATTTTTTTCCGGTCTGACCATAGAACAAGCCGGAACAGGATATCAGCTCCGCGCAACAGCGGATTCAACAAACGGGATAGCACTATCTCAAGGGGTGAGCAGTTTTTTTCAGGTACAGCCGGGTGAACCTTATTCCATTGTTGTTGAAATAGCAGATGAACAACCTGCTGGTAGTTTGCCCTTCAGGGTACAGTTTCCTGCTGATGGGGCAGGCGGCACGCATGGACGTCCTCTTAACCAAAATGGGGGCACCGACGGAAACCGCGTTCCCTTACTCTTACAGCTGCTGGATCAATACGGTAACCCTGCTTTTTTTGCTGAGTCAGATCTGACTGTTACTTTAATCAGTGATTCAGAAACGGGTCTTTTTTTGAAAACCCAACCATCACAGAGCCAATATCAGAAGCTGTGA
- a CDS encoding formylglycine-generating enzyme family protein: MNDQSLFKNCTIHFVLGILILLFCGLKHAYANDIEISNTAIAEKNLEAQYKLIQFDISWQNSWRDLDNSPFNYDAAWIFMKYRIEGTSDWRHASLDIGGHSAGTGTPAVIEAGLLHPDQNFHEADNPALGVFLYRSETGSGTFNLEGSSLKWNYGIDNVGNHQWVDLRIFAIEMVYVSQGPFKAGAVEGGNERRAFTITEINTPDARITAADSPFRGGYPHGQVKPESSLWPNGYNAFYVMKYMVTQQQYVDFLNTLTINQAANRFSQTQNTANRYGISSSDGVFTTTYPYLANNQMNWMDGAAFAHWAGLRPMSELEYEKASRGPLEPVHNEFAWGNSEAVAAGGLQHEGLAGEIASNNNANAVFGQNSSVSGPVRVGMFAKENTDRVGAGASFYGILDLSGNLAERTVTIGNEAGRKFTGKHGNGNLNDAGNATVSTWPGYSTGNGVSGAEGSGYRGGNWFNAIAFMHTADREWASVTVDTRSSRYGFRAVRTAPAMDGNSQTTIPFENNLAM; this comes from the coding sequence ATGAATGATCAATCCTTGTTTAAAAACTGTACAATACATTTCGTATTGGGCATATTAATCCTGTTATTTTGCGGTTTAAAGCATGCATACGCCAATGATATTGAGATTTCCAATACTGCTATTGCTGAAAAAAACCTGGAAGCACAGTATAAGCTTATACAGTTTGACATAAGCTGGCAGAACTCATGGCGGGATTTGGATAACTCTCCATTTAACTATGATGCAGCCTGGATTTTTATGAAGTACCGAATTGAAGGTACGTCGGATTGGCGGCATGCTTCTTTAGATATTGGTGGTCATTCTGCCGGAACCGGTACGCCAGCCGTTATCGAAGCGGGCTTGCTACATCCGGATCAGAATTTCCACGAGGCGGATAACCCGGCCCTTGGTGTTTTCTTGTACCGATCGGAAACAGGCAGCGGGACTTTTAATCTTGAAGGGTCCTCTCTGAAGTGGAACTATGGTATTGATAACGTAGGCAATCATCAATGGGTTGATTTGAGGATTTTCGCCATCGAAATGGTTTATGTTTCTCAAGGCCCGTTTAAAGCCGGAGCAGTAGAGGGTGGAAATGAACGCAGGGCTTTTACAATCACAGAAATTAATACACCTGATGCAAGAATTACTGCAGCTGATTCACCTTTCAGGGGTGGATATCCCCATGGGCAGGTTAAACCGGAATCGTCTTTGTGGCCAAATGGATATAATGCATTTTACGTGATGAAGTATATGGTAACCCAGCAGCAGTATGTGGACTTTTTGAATACATTGACTATTAATCAAGCAGCTAACAGATTCAGTCAGACACAAAACACAGCTAACCGATACGGGATAAGCAGTTCCGATGGTGTTTTTACGACAACTTATCCTTATCTGGCAAATAATCAAATGAATTGGATGGATGGTGCAGCTTTTGCACATTGGGCTGGCTTGCGTCCTATGTCAGAGCTTGAATATGAGAAAGCTTCCCGTGGGCCGCTTGAGCCTGTTCATAATGAATTTGCCTGGGGAAACAGTGAAGCTGTAGCGGCTGGTGGATTACAGCACGAGGGTTTGGCTGGAGAAATCGCTTCAAACAACAATGCTAACGCTGTATTTGGACAAAATAGCAGTGTTTCAGGACCGGTACGCGTAGGGATGTTTGCTAAGGAAAATACCGATCGCGTCGGGGCAGGAGCTTCTTTCTACGGAATCCTGGATCTATCCGGAAACCTCGCTGAACGAACAGTCACAATTGGTAATGAAGCGGGGCGCAAATTTACAGGGAAGCATGGCAACGGTAACCTAAACGATGCAGGTAATGCGACTGTTTCAACCTGGCCGGGATATTCAACCGGAAATGGTGTAAGCGGTGCGGAAGGATCCGGCTATCGGGGCGGAAATTGGTTCAACGCCATTGCGTTTATGCATACAGCCGACAGGGAGTGGGCCAGTGTTACCGTTGATACCCGATCAAGCCGATACGGATTTCGTGCCGTAAGAACCGCTCCTGCTATGGACGGTAACTCACAAACGACCATTCCTTTTGAAAATAATTTAGCAATGTAG